In Euphorbia lathyris chromosome 9, ddEupLath1.1, whole genome shotgun sequence, the following are encoded in one genomic region:
- the LOC136206515 gene encoding protein MAIN-LIKE 1-like → MARRGGIGKGYMGITDKEGADPRRTSSRPVTASARRDREEQQRFMADARRAHAAQAERAEGRDEAAGIDMDGDASMHRPSADTIPIDRGVVTRGRDGRFSSTAASSSGSSKRSRSVEDDWVVKDPVPGGPFDGAVIPSFLGHIACAIWAGQDRGVLRCHTRSGYCTKLRLWYSGSSRTIQSRIESSGLFHLPGIMHSHIDAALITAFVERWQPDTSSFHMPFGEMTILMHDVWEILRIPVDGAMVTADATVDELKECVMDLFGATRVELDSRHYASGGIRAASVMERCGGDRIPETQAIAWTWLMLGSTLFVDKSGDRIRPSCLLEVQDSAAGAVGLSWGSAALAYLYRHLGIATRGDCG, encoded by the exons ATGGCACGAAGAGGAGGCATCGGCAAAGGATACATGGGTATTACG gaTAAGGAGGGAGCTGACCCTAGACGCACGTCTTCACGTCCTGTTACTGCATCTGCTCGGCGGGACCGGGAGGAGCAGCAGCGGTTTATGGCGGACGCCCGGAGGGCACATGCTGCACAGGCGGAGCGTGCTGAGGGACGGGATGAGGCGGCTGGTATAGACATGGACGGGGATGCTTCTATGCATCGTCCTAGTGCTGATACTATCCCCATAGATCGTGGCGTTgtgacgaggggtcgagacggacgattttcttctaccgcagcatcttcttctg gtagcagcaagcgatcgaggagtgtagaggatgactggGTTGTGAAGGACCCCGTCCCCGGGGGTCCATTTGATGGTGCTGTGATCCCGAGCTTTTTGGGACATATTGCATGTGCTATATGGGCCGGTCAGGACAGGGGCGTccttaggtgtcataccagatcagGGTATTGCACGAAGCTGAGATTATGGTACAGTGGTTCTTCCCGGACGATTCAGTCGCGTATCGAGTCATCTGGCTTGTTCCATTTACCTGGTATTATGCACAGTCACATAGATGCTGCACTGATCACAGCATTTGttgagcggtggcagccagacacgtcatcatttcacatgccatttggcgagatgaccattttgatgcatgatgtgtgggagatattgcgcatccccgtagatggtgccatggtgactgctgatgcgactgttgatgagcttaaggagtgcgtgatggatttgtttggggCGACTCGGGTTGAGTTAGATTCCCGTCATTATGCTTCTGGTGGTATACGAGCCGCTTCCGTCATGGAGCGCTGTGGAGGTGATCGGATTCCTGAGACCCAGGCTATAGCTTGGACGTGGCTGATgctcggttccaccttgttcgtagacaagagtggtgaccgcatccgaccttcttgtctgttagaggtgcaggactcggcggctggagccgttggactttcttggggatcagctgcactagcatatctataccgtcatcttgGTATTGCTACCAGAGGAGATTGCGGGTAG
- the LOC136206312 gene encoding universal stress protein A-like protein, with translation MADAAEVTANERKILVAVDESEESMNALSWCLKNVISRNSKDTLILLYAKPPRAIYTALDGTSYLFSSDIIATMEKYSGDVADCIMEKAKRMCREEEAEDVKVETRVENGDARDVICQMAEKLSVDVLVMGSHGYGPIKRAIMGSVSNYCAQHVKCPVLIVKRPKSSVGTK, from the exons ATGGCGGACGCTGCGGAGGTGACGGCGAACGAGCGAAAAATTCTGGTGGCCGTGGATGAAAGTGAGGAGAGCATGAACGCGCTCTCATGGTGTTTAAAGAACGTTATTTCTCGTAATTCCAAAGATACTCTTATTCTTCTCTACGCTAAGCCTCCTCGAGCTATCTACACTGCTCTAGATGGGACAA gTTACTTGTTTTCATCCGATATCATAGCGACGATGGAGAAGTACAGCGGTGATGTTGCCGATTGTATTATGGAGAAGGCGAAGAGGATGTgcagagaagaagaagctgaagat GTTAAGGTGGAGACGAGAGTAGAGAATGGAGATGCAAGAGATGTCATTTGTCAAATGGCAGAGAAGCTAAGTGTCGACGTGCTAGTGATGGGAAGCCATGGTTACGGTCCAATCAAGAG GGCAATAATGGGAAGTGTGAGCAACTACTGCGCACAACATGTGAAGTGCCCTGTGTTGATTGTGAAGAGACCCAAATCAAGTGTTGGAACCAAATGA
- the LOC136207261 gene encoding uncharacterized protein yields MLEQSRLRQSVTFTGRPLSQLVFKVSHYCLQLLNQELERMRGLSHEVYVRCGCVLRTSHKIPCACELKRACDLEQMISSESVHVFWRTLLINHGHTDENDGRNDLNEEQRYFKSLVDQVSKADPSVMRNISMFIHDQLHPDQAQYTEPDVKINVRGRPKVSKSTKRMPSSWEYNETRRGRARSTSSSRSRGRSGRISSSSSVHNAASSDGKTYHGSEFVHSDKIVGIIKPYVESYYDVVGDGNCGFHTVATYIFGDEEAWQTVRHHMSKLSKASPRHVRLDHIPIPYPSRI; encoded by the exons atgcttgaACAGTCGCGGCTTCGTCAATCAGTCACTTTCACCGGACGCCCATTAAGCCAACTTGTATTCAAAGTCTCTCATTATTGTCTGCAGTTGTTGAATCAAGAGTTAGAGCGTATGAGAgggttgagccatgaagtgtacgtgcgttgcggttgtgtattgagaacatcgcataagataccatgtgcatgtgaactgaaacgagcttgtgatctggaacaaatgatcagttctgagagtgttcacgtgttttggagaacacttttaatcaatcatggtcacactgatgaaaatgacgGGCGTAATGATCTGAACGAGGAGCAGCGATATTTTAAGTCCTTAGTGGACCAAGTCTCTAAAGCCGACCCATCCGTAATGCgtaatatttcaatgtttatccatgatcaactacaccctgatcaagctCAGTACACCGAACCCGATGTCAAAATTAACGTGCGGGGGCGACCTAAGGTGAGCAAATCCACAAAACGTATGCCGAGTTCTTGGGAATATAATGAAACTCGTCGTGGACGGGCTCGTTCTACTAGTTCATCTAGGAGTCGTGGTAGAAGTGGCAGAATTAGCTCGTCATCCTCGGTACATAATGCTGCCTCATCAG ATGGAAAAACGTATCATGGTTCTGAATTCGTACATTCCGATAAAATAGTTGGCATAATTAAACCATACGTCGAATCATACTACGACGTTGtaggtgatggaaattgtggttTCCATACGGTAGCAACTTACATTTTTGGTGACGAAGAAGCGTGGCAGACAGTTAGGCATCACATGTCCAAGCTGTCGAAGGCATCGCCCCGGCatgtacggctcgatcacatcccgATACCGTATCCATCCAGAATATAG